Within the Acidipropionibacterium acidipropionici genome, the region AGGCTGCCGGCTCGGCGTGCATCATAGCGCGGGCCGCCAGGTGGTCGCGGGAAGGGCCGCCCTGGACCAGATAGGCGGCGATGGTGAACGGGGCGCCCGCGAAGCCGATAAGCGGGACGGCCTCGCCCAGTTCACAGATCACCAGCTGGGCGGCCTTGGCGATCGCCGAGGCGTCTCCGGGGCCCCGCGAGACCAGGGCGTCGACGTCGGTGGCGGTGCGTACCGGATGATCGAGCACCGGCCCCACGCCCGGCTCGATGCGCACCCCCACTCCGGCCAGAGTCAGCGGCACCATGATGTCGGAATACAGCACGGCGGCGTCCACCCCGTGGCGCCGGACGGGCTGGCAGGTGATCTCGGCGGCCAGCTCCGGATCCAGACAGGACTCCAGCATGGAGGTGCCCTCGCGGGCCTGGCGGTACTCCGGTAGCGAACGGCCCGCCTGGCGCATGAACCACACCGGTGGGTGCTCGGTGCGATGCCCGGTCATGGCCTGCAGAATCGGTGGCAGGGAGGGTGCCGCGTCGTCGCGGATCTGGGGGAAGTCGGTCTCAGTCATCGCTCCGATTCTGCCCCCGATCGGCAATCGGGGCCCATCCGAGCGCCGTGCGGGTCCGCCTCGGGGCCACCTCGGAGGCCATGCGACCGCACTCGACGGTCATCGCAGGAGAGGACGCACAAGTGTTCAACCCTGCGATCCCCGGGGGCGTCCGTGGTTGAATGGTCGGCCGTGGGTCTGTTCCTGGTGTCCGTAGATCATTCCGAGCACGGTCTCGGAGCCGTCGGCGCGGCCGCAGAGCAGGTGAGGGGCCTCGGACTGGCCCTCACCGACGCCCCTGGGGTGCGCGGAGCGATGGTGCTGTCGACATGCAACAGGGTGCTCGTCCTGGCCGAGCTCACCGCCGGTCCCGACGACCCCGAGGCGCTGCTGCGCCGGCTGCTGGCCGGCCACGGCGCCACCGCGCTGGCCGAGTCCAGCAGTCTTCACTCCGACGACGACGCCGTCTGGCAGGTCTTCCGGATCGCCTCCGGACTGGAGTCGATGGTCACCGGGGAACGTGAGATCGCCGGTCAGCTCAAGCGGGCCCTGGCCGACGCCCGTCGCGACAACACCGCCAGCTACCTCGTCGCCCATGTCGTCGAGGAGGCGCTGCGCACCTCCAAGAAGGTCGCTGCGGACACCGAGCTGTCCGCCGAGGGGCGCACCGTCGTCGCCATCGGCCTGGATCTGGTGGCCCGCAGAGTCGAACTGTCCGGGGCCCGGGTGCTGGTGATGGGCACGGGCTCCTACGCCGGAGCCACCTGCGCCCAGCTGCGCTCCCGCGGCGTCGCCGAGATCATGGTCTGCTCCGCCTCCGGGCGCGCCGACGGATTCGCCCGCCGTCACGAGGTGACGGCGGTGCCCGCCGACGACCTGGTCGACGCCCTGTCGGCCGCCGACCTGGTGGTCACCTGCCGTGGCAACGGGACCCCGGCGCTGACCCGCGACATGGCCCGCCGCGCGCTGGCCGCGCGTGCCGAGAATCTTCACGTCGGGCCGCTGGTGGCCCTGGACCTGGCCGTCTCGGGGGACGTCGAGGAGCCCGCACCGGCCGGCCTGCGGGTCATCGACCTGGAGAACATCCGGGACGCCGTTCCCGCCAGCGCGGCCGTCGAGCGGGGCAGGGCCGAGAGGATCGTGGCCGACGGCGTCCGCGAGCTGGCCGTCGACCTGGAACGCCGCCGCCTCTCACCGGCCGTGGTGGCCCTGCGCGACGTCCTCTCTGATCTCGTCGAGACCGAGCTGGACCGGCTCCCCGACGAGGGCGAGATCCCCGTCGAGCGGGCCGCCCAGGCGCTGCGGCGGCTGGCCGCCTCGATGGCTCACATCCCCGCCGCCCGCGCCAGGATCGCCTCCGAGCAGGGGCTGGGGGACCGTTGGCTCAACTCCCTGACAGACGTGCTGGGGATAGACGTCGAGGTCGACGCCCCCTTCCTGGATCTGGCCGGCGTCGAGGCCACCGCGGAGGCGGCCTGCCCGGTCACCGGCCTGCGGATCGACGACCTGGCCCCCGACAGCCGCCCGACCGATAGTGCCCTCCCGCCCTCGGGCCCGGGAGCCGGCGAGCCCCTGAAGCAGCGTGAACCCAAGGATCTGACTTCGGTCATGAAGGAGAGTCGATGAGCGACCACACCCCGGCCCGGGGACTCAACGAACCGCTCGACCCCTACGACGCGGTGCTGATCGCCTCCTTCGGAGGGCCGCGCGGTCCCGAGGAGGTGCGCCCCTTCCTGAGGAGGGTCTCCGGAGGCCGGATCCCTGAGTCCAGGCTCGACGCCGTCGCGGAGCACTACGACCGGTTCGGCGGCACCAGCCCCATCAACGACGCCAACGACGCCCTGCTCGAGGCGCTCCGGATCAACCTGCGGGCCCACGGCTCCGACGTCCCGGTGGTGCTCGGCAACCGCAACGGCTCGCCCTACCTGGCCGACGTCGTCGACTCCCTTTACAAGGACGGGGCCCGGCGCGTGCTCATGCTGCCCACCTCCGCCTTCGACTCCTTCTCCGGCTGCCGGCAGTACCGCCGCGACGCCGACGCGGTGCTCGCCGAGCTCGGCCACACCGACATGGTCATCGACAAGGTGGCCCCCTTCTGGGCCGTCGGCGGCTACACCACCGCCAACGCCGAGGCCCTGATGGACGCCTTCGGGAGGATCCCCCCGACCTCCCTGGAGGCCACCCGGGTGGTCTTCGTGACCCATTCCATCCCGCTGCCCATGCAGGAGGCTTCCGGATCCGGGGAGCCCGGCACCGACTACGTCGCCCAGCATCAGCAGCTGTGCGCCAGGGTCGCCGAGACGGTCCGCACCCGGTTCGGCGGGATGCCCCGGTGGGATCTCGTGTACTGCTCGCGCTCGGGCCGACCCACCGACCCGTGGCTGGAGCCCGACGTCAACGACTACCTGCGCACCCTGCCCGCACAGGGGGTGAAGTCGGTGGTGCTGGCCCCGGTCGGGTTCATCTCCGACCACATGGAGGTCGTCAACGACCTGGACCGCGAGGCCGCCGAGACGGTGGCCGACCTGGGTCTGGCGATGGCCAGGGCCACCACGGCGGGCACCCACCCGGCCTTCGTCGAGAGCCTCGGCGAGCTGCTGGCCGGGCAGGCCGCGGCCGTGCGCCAGGCCGGCGGACGGCTGCCCGAGGCCTGGCTGTGCGGCTGCGAGCGCGGCGGCCAGGTGCGGGGTGGACGCAGCCTGGGAGATCAGGGCGCCCTGCCGCCGGTGTACCGGGCCGGAGACGCCGACCCGGCCCCGGCGTCCCACCCGTCCTCGGCACAGTCCGCGGACTCGGCACATTCGCCCGTCGAAGGGACGCCGCCCCCGGCGTCCCAAGCGGCTTCGCCCGTCGCTGATTCGGTCGTCGGAGCGGGTGCCGCCCCTCAGAGCGGCTCTACGGTGGCTCAGGACGCCGGCGCGGCCGGGTCCGCCCCGTCCCCGACCTCAGGAGAGTCGCCCGTGTCCGCTGACAGCCCCTCCACCAGCAGCGCCGTGTCCGACGCCGCCGGTTCCACCATCACCCGCACCTCGACCGGCGACGGCACCTACACCGTCCCCACCGATGCCCGCGACCACGCCGTCCAGCCCGATGAGGTGAACCGGGCCAGCCTGTGGGCGATGTACTCGGTGTTCAAGGTCAGCGACCCGCTTCCCTCCGACGACGCCGCGCTGGCCGACCTGGTGACCGGTTCGATCGACTGGGCCGCCGGGGCCGGGGCCGAGACCCGCGGCTGGTACGACCTGTCGGGGCTGCGCGCCGACGCCGACCTGCTCGTCTGGTGGACCGCCGCCGACGCCGCCGCCCTCCAGGAGACCTACCACCGCTTCGTCGGATCGGGGCTGGGACGCCACCTGTCCCCGGTCTGGTCGAACCTGGCGGTGCACCGCCCCGCCGAGTTCAACAGATCCCACCTGCCGTCCTGCTTCGCGGGCGTCGCACCGCGCCGGTGGGCCTGCTTCTACCCCTTCGTGCGCACCAAGGACTGGTACCTGCTGGACGCCGGTGACCGCTCCCGGATGCTGCGCGAGCACGGCATCTCCGGCGCCGCCAGCCCCGACGTCAAGGCCTCCACACTCGCGGCCTTCGCACTGGGCGACTACGAGTGGATCCTGACCCTGGAGGCCGACGACCCGGCCCGCCTGGTCGACGTCATGAAAGACCTCCGATACGTCGAGGCCAGACGCCATGTGGACGTCGACACCCCGTTCTTCACCGGGGAGAGGGTTGATCCCGACACGTGGGCGAGGAGGCAGCTTCGCGGCTGATTGTGCGGCAGTATGGCACCCATGCGAGGTCTTCAGCATCCGGTCGGCCCTGAATCCCCACAGACCTACTGGATCCGGCGAGGGGTGCTTCTGGGTGTCCTGGTGCTGATCATCGTGCTCCTCGTGTGGCTGCTGTCGACCCTGCTGGGCAACAACACCAGCGACACCTCCGGGACGCCGGCCACCCCCAGCGAGGAGACCTCCTCGGTGTCGGTCAACCCCTCGTGGACCGACACGGCGTGGGGCACCCCGACGCCGACCCCCACCCCATCGGGGTCCTCGGCATCGACGCCGGGCTCGGCACCGGCGTCGTCGGCGGCATCCGGAGCCTCGTCGGCCTCGAAAACCCCGACCCCCTCGGCGAGCAGCACCCCGGCGACCGTCGCATGCTCGGCCGGGAGCGCCTCCGTCGGGCTGACCGGCGGCTCGTCATCGGTGAAGGTCGGCGCGAAGGTCGCCTTCACCGTGACGCTCACCAACACCGGGAAGACCGACTGCACCTGGGACTTCGCCAAACTGCCCGTGGGCGTCACCGTGACCTCAGGCTCCGACCGGATCTGGTCCAGCGACGACTGCGCCGCCTGGAAGCCGCGGGGGAAGACCACGGTGCGGGCCGGGAAGAGCTATCCGTACAAGGTGACCTGGCCCGGTCAGCGCTCCACCGAGAACTCCTGCAAGGCCTCGACTGAGGAGTTGGGCGCCGGCTACTACGTCGCCACCGCCGAGATCAAGGGCGGCGCCACCAAGAAGTTCGTGATGCAGCTTCATCAGTAGGGGGAGTCGACTCCCCCCACGCTCGTGCAGGCGCTCGCTGCCCCCCTCGGGCGGCGGCCTCGCCTGTGGCCGGGTCTGCTTCGCAGGCCTGGCGCTGCGGGTCCGGTCTGCGATCGTGCTCTGATCAGTCCGGGCGGGGGCGACCCCCCCCTGCCCCCCTCGGGCGGCGGCAGGGGTACGGGCCGGGTCCGGTCAGGGACCGCACTCAGCGCAGACCGCCGGCCTGCTCGTCTCCCTCGAAGATGCGCTCCAGGGCGTCTCGGATGCTCTTGGCCTTCTGCGGGCCCACGCCGTCGACCTCTCCGAGCTCTCCGGAGCCGGCGGCGTACAGGGACTGCAGGGTGCCGAAGCGGTCGATGATGGCCTGCACGGTGCGCGGCGGAAGGTCCCCGATGGTCGACAGCTGGCGGTGTCCGCGGGCGTGCAGGACCGTCGACAGGGGATAGTGGGAGGGGGCCAGCCCGATGGCCGCCGCCACCCTCAGGGGCCGTCCCAGATCGTCCCAGCTCAGTGCTGACAGCGGCGCCAGGGTGAACTCCCCGGGGGCGACGTCGTCGGGTCGGTAGTCCTCGACGAGCAGACGCGAGAGCTCCTCGACGCCGTCGATGAGTTCATCGCGCTGGAGCTGGATGAGGCGCCCCTCCACCCCCAGCGCCGACACATAGGCCCGGACCTCCGAGTCGATCCGATGGGCCATCTCGATGCGCTGGGCCACCGCGGCGACGTCGGCCACCGTCGCGACGTCGCGCACCTCGACCATGGTGAGGGCCGAGGTCTGATCCACAAGTCTGGAACGGTAGCTGCCGAGGGTGTCCAGCGCCTGGTTGGCGCGGGTCAGCAGCTTCTCCGGTTCCTCGATGCGGTAGCGGCGGCCACGCAGGAAGACCGAAAGGGTGTTCATGGACGCCGAGGCCACCACGGCCGGGATTCCGGTCTGCTGGGCGACCCTGTCCGCGGAGCGATGACGGGTGCCCGTCTCCTCGGTGCGCAGCTCCCGGTCCGGGACGAAATGCACCCCGGCCGCCATGATCCGCTCATGGTCGCTCGACAGCACGATCCCGCCGTCCATCTTGGACAGTTCGCGCAGCGCCTGCGGGGTGAGCCGCACGTCGATCGAGAATCCGCCGGTGGAGACCTTCCGCACCTCGGGGGAGTCGCCCAGCACGATGAGGGCGCCGGTCCGGCCGTGAAGGATGCGCTCCAGACCGTCTCGAATGGGGGTGCCGGGGGCGAGCAGCGCCATCAGATGGCGTACCTGCTCGGGCTCGGACCCGTACTCGGGGGCGTCGTCGGTCATGCTCCGACTGTAGTTGCCGGGGCGGCCCGGTCACCATCCGCCTCGGCCCTCGCCGCCCCGCGACGGCGGCGCCCCAGGTTGAGCACACCGAGGGCCTCGGCCAGCGAGGACACCTCCACGACATGCAGGCCGTGCATCGAGGGGATCCTGGTGTGGGCCTCCCGGGAGTTGCGGGGCACGATCGCCAGGTCGAAGCCCAGCCGGGCCGCCTCGCCCACCCGTCGTTCCAGGCCGGGGACCCGGCGCAGATCGCCGGCCAGCCCCACCTCACCCAGGGCGATCACCCGGGTGGGGAAGTTGCGGTCGGCCGAGGCCGAGGCGATCGCCACCGCGATGGCCAGATCCGCGGAGGGGTCGGAGATCCTGGCCCCGCCGACCGTCGACACGTAGACGTCGCGGGAGCTCAACGGCAGCCCGGCCTTGCGCTCCAGAACCGCGAGGATCATCGCCACCCGGCCACCCTCGACGCCGTGATTGGTGCGTCGCGGGTACTTCTCGGTGGCCGAGGGGGCCACCAGGGCCTGAACCTCCGACAGCAGAGGGCGACGGCCCTCCATGGTGACGGTGACGCAGGTGCCCGGCTGCGGATCGGCATTGTCGGAGGTGAACAGCCCCGACGGGTCGGGCACCTCGATGATGCCGGCGTCGGTCATCTCGAAACAGCCCACCTCGTCGGCCGGGCCGTAGCGGTTCTTGGTGGCGCGGACCATCCTGAAACCGGAGTGCCGGTCGCCCTCGAAGGCGAGCACGACGTCGACCAGATGCTCCATCGTGCGCGGCCCGGCGATCGACCCCTCCTTGGTGACATGGCCGACGATGACCACCGCCATCCCGCGCTGCTTGGCGACCCTCACCAGGGCGGCGGTGACCTCCCGCACCTGGGACACCCCGCCAGGTGACCCGTCGGCCTGGGTGGTGCCGATGGTCTGCACCGAGTCCAGCACCATGAGGCTTGGTTCGGTCTGCTCGATGTGGCCCAGAACCGTCCCCAGATCGGTCTCGGCTGCCAGGTAGAGCTCGTCGGCCAGAGCCTTCGTCCGGCCCGCCCGCAGCCTCACCTGGGCGGCCGACTCCTCACCTGTCACGTACAGGGTCCGGCGGCCCGCCTGAGCCCATTTCGCGGCGACGTCGAGCAGCAGGGTGGACTTGCCCACACCCGGCTCGCCGGCCAGCAGCACCACGACTCCCGGCACCAGGCCGCCGCCCAGCACCCGGTCCAGCTCCCCGATACCGGTGAGATGCCGGTCGGCCGCCTGCTCGGAGACGGTGCCGATCGGCACCGCCCGCGAGACGGGGACGTGAGTGGTGACGTCGGTCAGTTTCGGGGCGCCCTTCTCCACCACCGAGCCCCAGGTCTGGCACTCGCCGCAGCGCCCGACCCACTTCGCGGTCGTCCAGCCGCACTCGGTGCACACCCAGGTCGTCGTCGCCTTCTTCGCCATGGATCCCACTCTGCCAGTCGGCACCGACAGTTCCGGCACCTCGGCCGCGTCGTCCTGAGGCGGGTCCTGGTCCGGCGCCGACCGGGATGGAGGTCTTTCCTCGGGGGCCGGACGAGTTCTGCCACCACAGCGACGCCAGGTGGATAGTGCGTCCGACGGGCCCGGAATGGCAGAACTCGTCCGAGCCGGGCAAGGGGCCCGGATGAGTTCTGCCATCACAGCCCCGCGAGTGGGAATATCCGGACGGTGACGCCGTGGTGGCAGATCTCGTCCGTACCCTCGTCAGCCGGACCGTCGGCGGCTTCGGCAGGAATGGGCATCGCTCGTGGCGTCGCCGCGCAGGCAGCCGTCTACCGTGGGTGTGTGGTCACTCAATCGTCGAGGGATGACGCCTCCTACCGTCACCGCGAGATCGCCGGATCCTTCGGGGCCGATGCCGCGAAGTACGACCGACTGCGCCCCCGATATCCGGAGCCACTCGTCGACGCCGTCGCCGAGCGCCTTCCCGGCCGATCGCTGCTCGACGTGGGGATCGGCACCGGGATCTCCTCACAGCCTTTCTTCGAGCGCGGATTCACCGTTCTCGGCGTGGAACCCGACGAGCGCATGGCATCCCTGGCGCGGTCGAAGGGCCTAGCCGTGGAGACGGGGCGCTTCGAGGACTGGGACCCGGCCGGACGGGTCTTCGACGGTGTCATCGCCGGGCAGTCCTGGCACTGGATCGATCCCGACGCCGGGGCCCGGAGGGCGGCGGAGACGCTTCGCCCCGGTGGCGTCCTGGCGATCTTCTGGAACTTCGGGGCCCCTCCGCGGCAGCTCGCCGCACGATTCGCCGAGGTCTTCGACTCCCTGGACACGGGCCTGCCGTTCAACCCCTGGGCGGCGTCGGCCCGGCCCGATCGGTTCGAGAATCCCTACGGCTCCATCATCGACCGGGCTGCCGCGGGACTGGCGGCGACGGGTGCGTTCGGTGAGGCGGACAGGCACTCCTGGACGTCAGCGTCGACCGTGGCGCGCGACGAGTGGCTGGAGTCGACGTCGACATCCGGTGGCATCAACCGGCTCCCGAAGGACACCCTCGATGCACTCCTCGACGGCCTGGGCAAGGTCATCGACGACGCCGGCGGCAGCCTCGAGGTGACCAGCGGAACGGTCGCCGCGATCACCACGAGGGTCTGAGGCGCACCGACCCGGTGCGAGGCGCGAGTCCTGCGACGCAGACCGCCCCGATGCCCAGGGCCGTCGCTTCGAGGGGTAGCGAGCGTAAGGACCGAGCGCGGTCACAGACCCCACCCGCAGCGCCAGGCCAGCGACGCAGACGTCAGCAGAGCGCAGGCCCCCGCTACGGGGGTTGCAAGGGGGTCGTCCCCCTGCCTGGTCAGATGCGTACCAATCCCTTGGCCGGGGTGTCCAGGATCGCGGCGTTGATCCCGGGGTGGCCGTTCGGGCTGGTGAACTCGAAGTTGATGCCCTCGAGCTGATCGGGCAGCGTCTCCCCGAGCCAGTCCTCGACCCGGTCGCGGGATCCGGAGATCTCGATCGTGTCGAGGCGGATCTGACCGTCCAGAGCGCTGGGCTGGACGTCGGCGGGAGACTCCCAGTGGATGAAGTAGGGCAGCTGCGGGTCGGCGATCAGGCCCTTGATCCCGATCTGGTGCCATTCCAGCAGCCGGCCGTCGGGGAAGTGCCGCGAGCCGGGCACCGACTTGCGCTCGAGTCGCGACTCGTAGGGGGCGAGGTCGGGTACCGAGACCGACCAGCCCATCCAGCCGCCCCCCATCTCGGAGCGGGCGCGGACCGCCTGGCCGTAGACGGCCTTGTCGGCTGCCGGGTGGTCGAGCACCTCCACCACCTCGATGTAGCGGGGGCCGACCAGCGGAAGAATGTGATTGCGGGTTCCGAACCGGGGGTGGAACCCCCCGTCCTTGAGGGAGACTCCGAGCCTCTCGCCCAGACGGGCGGCCTCGGCCTTGAGTCCGTCCGGGCCGGCAACAAAGGTGAGGTGGTCGACATGCATGGGCCCATTCTCCACTGACGGGCGTCCTCAGGGAAAACCGGGGGTGCTGAGAGTAAGTTTGTACTGTGTCATTTCAGGACCCCGGATCTCAGCAGCAGGTCGGCGCACACCCTCGGGTGACGCTGTCCACAAGCTCGATGTACCCCGAATCGACGGCGAGCACCTTCGAGTGCGCTTCCGAACTCGGCTATGACGGCGTCGAGGTCATGGTGGGTATGGACCAGGTGTCCGCTGACCTCGACCAGGTGGAGGCCTTCTCCCACTACCACGAGATGCCCGTCACATCTGTGCACGCCCCGTGCCTGCTCGTCACCCCGAATGTGTGGGGGACCGATCCCTGGGGGAAGCTCGACCGCAGTGGCGAGGCCGCCCGCCGGTTCGGGTCCCGGGTGATCGTCGTCCACCCGCCATTTCGCTGGCAGCGTGACTACTCGTCGGCCTTCGAGGCGGGGATCGCCAGGCTGAACGCCGATGAGCGCAACCGCGCCGCCGGCGTCATCTATGCAGTGGAGAATATGTATCCGTGGCGCACCCCGGCCGGGAAGTTCCTCGCCTATGCGCCCGACTGGGATCCCACGCTGCGCTCCTACGACCACCTCACCCTGGACCTGTCCCACGCATCGACCGGCCGGATGGAGGCGCTGGACTACGTCCGCGCCTGGGGGCGGCGTCTGGCCCATATCCACCTCACCGACGGCTCCGGTTCCTTCAAGGATGAGCACCTGCTGCCGGGGGAGGGGGATCAGCGCTCCTTCGAGGTGGTGCGCGAGGCCGTCGCCCACGGATTCAACGGGGACGTCGTTCTGGAGGTCAACACCCGCCGGTTCGCCAGCAGGTCCGACAGGCAGGACGCCCTGGGCCACTGCCTGGAGGGGACCCGGGACGCTGTCGCCGAGGGCATGGCCTCGAGGACCGGTGCCCGGGCCATGTCGGGGAGCAAGTGAATGGCCCGCCGGGGATGCCGATGAGACGCTCGCGGATCCGCCGAGCGGTGACGGCGGCGGCGACGAACCACAGGATCGCCGAGGCCATGACCCGGGCGGAGCCGATCCGCCTGATCGCCGAGGACTACGTCGCCGGCGAGACTCTCACCGACGCGGTCGCCACCGCACTCGACCGCGTCGACAAGGGCCTGGAGGTGACCCTGCACCCGCTCAGCACGGAGATCGCCGATCCGCGGGCCGCTGAGGACACCACCGGAAGTCTCATCGGCGCCGTCGAGGAGCTGGGATCCTGGCCCGAGCTCGAGGGGCACGCCGAGGTGTCGATCAATCTCACCTCGCTGGGTCTGCGGCTGCCGGGCGGCGGGCCGCGGGCGGCCCTGGAGCATGCCGAGGCGGTGTGCCGGGCCGCCCGGAATCACGGCGTCCTGGTGACCGTCGAGGACGAGGGGCCCGAGGTCCACCCCGAGACCTTGGAGATCGTCACATCTCTGCTCGCGGACTTCCCCGACACCGGCGTCGTCGTCCAGGCGGCGCGGCACGATTCGCTGGACCAGATCCGTGAGCTGGCCGCCCCCGGTCGCCGGATCCGGCTCTGCAAGGGCGCCTACTCGGGGCCGGCACGGGAGATGGTGACCCGTCCCCACGACGTCGACCTGCGGATGGCGTCCTGCCTTCGCGCCCTGCTGCAGAGCCCCGCGACGGCGATGATCGCCACCCATGATCCGGTCTTCGTGGCGATCGCCGAGCGACTCATCGCCGATCTGGGCCGTGGCCCCGACGACACGGAGTTCCAGATGCTCCAGGGCATTCGGCCGCTGGAGCAGCGGCGGCTGGCCGATATCGGGCTCAAGGTCCGCGTCTACCTGCCGTGGGGCCGCGAGTGGTACCGATACTGCGCCCGCCAGCTGCTCGACCGGCCCGCCAATCTCTGGCTGTTCTCCCGCTCGCTGGTGGTGCACCGATGACCGACGACCCGCGCAGGCGTATGCCCGAGGACACCTACTGGACCGACTGGAGGGGGAACTCGGAGGCGCGGCGCAGTGCCGACGAGCCATTCGAGGATCCCGCTGTGGACCGGGGGAGTTGGGCCGAGGAGGAGTCCTGGGCCGAGGCGTCCCGCGTCACCGAGCCCGACGAGGAGAGCTTCGTCTCGCCCGGGCGCTACGACCCGGACCGGTGGGAGCCGGGGCCGGCACACTGGCACTCGGCCGACGCCCAGCACGACATCGACGTGACGCCGGTGGCCGATCCGCGGTCGCCCGTGGGGCTGCGAGGCGAGAGCGAGGGTCCCCGTCTCAACGGCGCCCGCGGGCGCCGGGAACCGGTCGGGGACCGCCCTGATGACGCCGTCGACCGCAGCGCCGGCCCGTCGGCCAGCGGTGCCCGGGGCGACGTCCGCGATGCCCGTGACGCCCGTGATGCCGCCCTGCCCGCCGATCCCGGCCGCGCCATGGTGCGCGCCAGACGGCTGCTTCTCGTCGAGACCCTCCTGGTGCTGGCCCTCAGCCTGGGGCAGTCGGCCTGGTACTCGATCCTGCGGATGGTCGAGAGGCTCACCCGGGGCACCCCGCTGTCCGGCCAGACATCCAGTCTCAACACCTCCGTCACCCCCGACCGCCCCTGGCTCGACCTCACCTACCAGCTCTCGGACATCGCCTTCGGCGTCGTCCCGGCGCTGCTGGCGGTACTCCTCATGTCGCGGATCTCGCCGCCCCGTGGCGGGGTGCGGCGGCGTCTGGGGCTGATCTCGCCGGGATGGGGGCAGGACGTGGGGTCCGGCCTGGTCATCGCGACCTTCATCGGCGTCC harbors:
- a CDS encoding sugar phosphate isomerase/epimerase family protein encodes the protein MTLSTSSMYPESTASTFECASELGYDGVEVMVGMDQVSADLDQVEAFSHYHEMPVTSVHAPCLLVTPNVWGTDPWGKLDRSGEAARRFGSRVIVVHPPFRWQRDYSSAFEAGIARLNADERNRAAGVIYAVENMYPWRTPAGKFLAYAPDWDPTLRSYDHLTLDLSHASTGRMEALDYVRAWGRRLAHIHLTDGSGSFKDEHLLPGEGDQRSFEVVREAVAHGFNGDVVLEVNTRRFASRSDRQDALGHCLEGTRDAVAEGMASRTGARAMSGSK
- a CDS encoding proline dehydrogenase family protein, with amino-acid sequence MPMRRSRIRRAVTAAATNHRIAEAMTRAEPIRLIAEDYVAGETLTDAVATALDRVDKGLEVTLHPLSTEIADPRAAEDTTGSLIGAVEELGSWPELEGHAEVSINLTSLGLRLPGGGPRAALEHAEAVCRAARNHGVLVTVEDEGPEVHPETLEIVTSLLADFPDTGVVVQAARHDSLDQIRELAAPGRRIRLCKGAYSGPAREMVTRPHDVDLRMASCLRALLQSPATAMIATHDPVFVAIAERLIADLGRGPDDTEFQMLQGIRPLEQRRLADIGLKVRVYLPWGREWYRYCARQLLDRPANLWLFSRSLVVHR